A genomic region of Luteibacter aegosomatissinici contains the following coding sequences:
- a CDS encoding GT99 family glycosyltransferase N-terminal domain-containing protein, producing MIAAFLPPYSFRGLPAPYLWVFYRLLHSIGEPMAFLLSSDYLATSASLEAQGRPELDLSRQRALGYVTPDASSLERHQYRLMDSGLMHALLPRYQGNPLAFFRAFLEDEIPELRAELESHLRSLPEVPEVILSWSNCPSLAAAAHACGTRVAYLELGPLRGPLYRSTAYFDFRGVNGHTEAHSRYEAMEAGCLPENLALETLRRSFSQDDVPADPDRHHGSVGVVLQVEDDSNLLSYSNGFDNTALLTRAIVGSGRGDILVRTHPGSRFALADPTVLVDNSPNSAAFVQRCGRVMTINSSVGLEALLYGVPVEVLGDSSYAFIAAATDERERLRRMAFYLFGYLVPFDEVFTADYIRFRISGPSEQDILARHVTGYAGKVLNELGSEAIRTFVTSTDSVGVLLDRYRHTGAEPVGVSKLYFRSEGEHFSEERVVACMPVRDGDSRVARFRLPVGVRPVALRFDPASTEGTYVFTASGWGSISANESLTSHYPLNPLYDMGIRVLACGDRLFSEPGRVPVKVLASGNDPFVELSVDDLFAGAVGEEQSAVFEVRFHLSDGKHESVFGFADLRDRLAHIEQHLTAVDLSGMRQSVDGIQAELQQMGASVAADDVSLREMKSEIAEILERLRRRFWQR from the coding sequence ATGATCGCGGCGTTCCTGCCCCCATATTCGTTTCGCGGTTTGCCCGCACCCTATCTATGGGTGTTCTATCGGTTGCTGCATTCAATCGGTGAACCAATGGCGTTTCTGCTCTCGTCGGATTACCTCGCGACGAGCGCAAGCCTGGAGGCGCAGGGGCGGCCCGAACTCGATCTGTCCCGGCAGCGTGCACTTGGTTATGTCACTCCAGACGCTTCGTCACTGGAGCGCCATCAATATCGCCTGATGGACAGCGGCTTGATGCATGCCCTGCTCCCCCGCTATCAAGGCAATCCTCTGGCATTTTTCCGCGCCTTTCTGGAGGATGAGATTCCTGAGCTGCGTGCGGAGCTGGAATCACATCTGCGGAGCTTGCCGGAGGTCCCGGAGGTAATTCTTTCTTGGTCGAATTGTCCCTCGCTTGCCGCGGCTGCCCACGCCTGTGGAACGCGCGTCGCCTATCTTGAATTGGGTCCCTTGCGCGGGCCGCTCTATCGCAGCACTGCCTATTTCGACTTCCGCGGCGTCAACGGCCATACCGAGGCCCATTCTCGGTATGAGGCAATGGAGGCCGGTTGCCTGCCAGAAAATCTAGCGCTCGAGACCTTGCGTCGCAGCTTCTCTCAGGACGACGTGCCCGCAGATCCTGATCGACACCATGGGAGCGTCGGCGTGGTCCTGCAGGTAGAAGACGATTCGAACCTGCTCAGTTATAGCAATGGATTCGACAATACGGCGTTACTCACTCGGGCCATTGTAGGTTCCGGGCGTGGGGACATCCTTGTCAGGACACATCCTGGAAGCCGGTTCGCCCTTGCTGATCCTACCGTCCTCGTCGATAACTCGCCAAACAGCGCGGCGTTTGTGCAGCGATGCGGCCGAGTCATGACGATCAACTCAAGCGTTGGCCTTGAGGCACTTCTGTATGGTGTGCCGGTGGAAGTGCTGGGCGACAGCTCGTACGCGTTCATCGCTGCTGCCACCGACGAGCGTGAGCGTCTGCGCCGAATGGCCTTCTACCTCTTCGGCTACCTCGTGCCGTTTGATGAGGTATTTACCGCTGATTACATTCGTTTCCGCATCTCCGGGCCATCTGAGCAAGATATCCTAGCGCGTCACGTAACGGGCTATGCAGGGAAGGTTTTGAATGAGTTGGGGAGCGAGGCTATCCGCACGTTCGTCACTAGCACAGACTCCGTGGGTGTCTTGCTCGATCGCTATCGGCACACCGGAGCGGAGCCGGTTGGTGTTTCCAAGCTCTACTTCCGTAGTGAAGGCGAACACTTCTCCGAAGAACGGGTGGTTGCATGCATGCCCGTCCGCGATGGGGACTCCCGGGTAGCCCGGTTTCGACTTCCCGTAGGGGTACGCCCTGTCGCACTGCGCTTCGACCCTGCGTCGACGGAAGGGACTTACGTCTTCACGGCCTCGGGATGGGGTTCGATTTCCGCAAATGAATCACTTACGTCACATTATCCGCTGAACCCACTCTATGACATGGGTATCAGGGTCCTGGCGTGTGGGGATCGCTTGTTCTCCGAGCCGGGCAGGGTCCCCGTGAAGGTGCTGGCGAGCGGCAACGATCCCTTCGTGGAGCTGTCAGTGGACGACCTGTTTGCAGGCGCCGTTGGGGAAGAGCAGTCGGCGGTATTCGAAGTTCGCTTCCACCTCAGTGATGGAAAGCATGAGTCTGTATTCGGCTTTGCTGACCTGCGCGATCGCCTGGCGCACATCGAGCAGCATTTGACAGCCGTGGATCTCTCGGGAATGCGACAGTCCGTGGACGGCATCCAGGCGGAACTGCAGCAGATGGGTGCTTCTGTAGCCGCGGATGATGTGTCACTGCGCGAAATGAAAAGTGAGATAGCCGAGATTCTTGAGCGATTGCGACGACGGTTCTGGCAAAGGTAA